One genomic window of Pecten maximus unplaced genomic scaffold, xPecMax1.1, whole genome shotgun sequence includes the following:
- the LOC117318635 gene encoding uncharacterized protein LOC117318635, producing the protein MASKLGRSIIKAQRPIRPKGQVKCDVHKQNEVVLLCQDCKMLICVKCSITIHKHHVNSFLEICDIKTRHNQILQDFVNETENVNIPKLNQEIISSRTKKTSCKPMYDKLRKNIIDNTKKCKLELDKITEDYIALCDKMEVAAMDLIQTHITDLESRLKTLRELSSEYKQTLQTGTGVLVYDSVTEIREMDPDIPSTPNIDMAQFTPCIDRLSHLKQALGNLKLTTDHLQAGSATSGHSDQRPVVRPKQSTQAGQASTGDVDGRAWLCYWGSNTVNLINNQGQVIQTVRQSSNIQDISLDPTTGRLWFCCWDKTICEVSTSHKPVTRFTTEDDPLSLCVTREGRVVVGSWGIGQGHKVLVYTVDGQVLHTAIGNGEVWSITQCGVTGNIAVVVDRKRISVYNSTLQSLVNYQGEGIQAQVKGIQVRGSVTLDEFSPYTVVYDSKGNIVIADGTRDTIELISGAGEYIKTLHTNKGDQRPVGIQKGDVLWSYLVLDTGGPGLKLLKYYSD; encoded by the coding sequence ATGGCTTCAAAACTTGGCCGCTCAATTATTAAAGCACAGCGTCCTATTAGGCCCAAAGGACAAGTAAAGTGTGATGTCCACAAACAAAATGAAGTCGTACTTTTATGCCAGGACTGTAAAATGTTAATCTGTGTAAAATGTTCAATCACTATCCACAAACATCATGTAAATAGTTTTCTGGAGATATGTGACATCAAAACACGACACAATCAAATACTCCAGGACTTTGTCAATGAgacagaaaatgtaaatattccaaAACTAAACCAAGAAATCATCTCATCTAGAACAAAAAAGACTTCATGTAAACCTATGTACGATAAACTTCGCAAAAACATCATTGACAATACTAAAAAATGTAAGTTAGAGTTAGACAAAATCACTGAGGATTATATCGCACTTTGTGACAAGATGGAGGTGGCGGCCATGGACCTAATACAGACCCACATCACAGACCTGGAGAGTAGACTGAAAACTTTGAGGGAACTCTCATCAGAGTATAAACAGACTCTCCAGACAGGAACCGGTGTACTCGTGTACGACTCGGTAACAGAAATCCGGGAAATGGATCCAGACATCCCATCGACACCTAACATAGACATGGCACAGTTTACTCCGTGTATAGACAGACTAAGTCACCTAAAACAGGCCCTCGGGAACCTCAAACTTACTACTGACCATCTCCAGGCAGGATCGGCAACTAGTGGTCACTCCGACCAACGTCCAGTAGTCCGACCAAAACAGTCTACACAGGCAGGTCAAGCGTCCACTGGAGACGTCGATGGACGTGCCTGGCTGTGTTACTGGGGCTCCAACACAGTAAATCTCATCAACAACCAAGGTCAGGTCATACAGACGGTACGACAGAGCAGTAACATACAGGACATCAGTCTGGACCCCACCACAGGTCGTCTGTGGTTCTGTTGTTGGGATAAAACTATCTGTGAAGTATCTACATCACATAAACCAGTCACAAGATTCACTACAGAGGATGACCCACTCAGTCTGTGTGTGACCAGGGAGGGTCGGGTAGTGGTGGGTTCATGGGGTATAGGACAGGGTCACAAGGTGTTGGTGTATACAGTGGACGGTCAGGTGTTACATACAGCCATTGGGAATGGGGAAGTATGGTCAATAACACAATGTGGTGTTACAGGTAATATAGCTGTAGTAGTGGATCGTAAACGTATCAGTGTGTACAACTCAACACTCCAGTCACTGGTCAACTACCAGGGGGAGGGGATACAGGCCCAGGTAAAGGGGATACAGGTACGGGGGTCGGTCACACTAGACGAGTTTAGTCCTTACACAGTTGTATATGACAGTAAgggtaatattgttattgcTGACGGTACAAGGGACACAATAGAACTGATAAGTGGAGCAGGGGAGTACATAAaaacacttcacacaaacaaaggaGACCAGAGACCAGTAGGTATACAGAAGGGTGATGTGTTGTGGTCATACTTAGTGTTAGATACAGGAGGGCCGGGACTCAAACTCCTCAAGTATTATAGTGACTGA